TCCGGCTTCTTGGCACACTCTTTGGTACTGCTCCTGTAAGGGCTGCAGGAGCTCCCACAGCTGACTCCATCCTGCCCTAACAAGGGCCCGAAGCCAGCCATCGAGCTCAGCCTTGCTCTCCGCTGCCAGTTTGTAGCAGCGACCACCTTCCCTCGCAGAGGCTAGGATGGCAAAGGCATAGGGCTCGGTGGTACTGTCTCGAGGCTCCACCTGGCAGTTGTCCAACAAGATGAGGCCCAGAGGAGTCCGATCCCTTCGGTTCTCCAGGTAGTACAGGAGATTTCCCCGGAGGATGAACCAGCGGCGTTGGTAGCTGGGATTGCGGGTCCCTTTCTTTAGCAAGATACCCTCCCGGTCTGGAGCCCGGGCTCCTGTTCCCCGAAGG
The window above is part of the Monodelphis domestica isolate mMonDom1 chromosome 7, mMonDom1.pri, whole genome shotgun sequence genome. Proteins encoded here:
- the LOC103106436 gene encoding sesquipedalian-1-like, with amino-acid sequence MKLHRKPVLSYLRGTGARAPDREGILLKKGTRNPSYQRRWFILRGNLLYYLENRRDRTPLGLILLDNCQVEPRDSTTEPYAFAILASAREGGRCYKLAAESKAELDGWLRALVRAGWSQLWELLQPLQEQYQRVCQEAGVEPQAPPQEDRFLDLPSSPAPSSFQELHQRFGEEIQALARSRATKKQTDLMEFG